From a region of the Streptomyces tirandamycinicus genome:
- a CDS encoding 6-pyruvoyl trahydropterin synthase family protein, with the protein MFSVTVREHLMIAHSFQGEVFGPAQRLHGATYLVDASFRRAELDADNLVVDIGLATAELGGVVGEFNYRNLDELPEFAGTNTSTEFLAKVIADRLADRVHAGALGEGARGLSGISVTLHESHIAWASYERDL; encoded by the coding sequence TTGTTCAGCGTCACCGTCCGTGAGCACCTGATGATCGCTCACAGCTTCCAGGGCGAGGTCTTCGGGCCCGCACAGCGTCTGCACGGAGCGACGTACCTCGTGGACGCCTCCTTCCGCCGCGCCGAGCTGGACGCCGACAACCTCGTCGTCGACATCGGTCTCGCCACCGCCGAACTGGGCGGCGTGGTGGGCGAGTTCAACTACCGCAATCTGGACGAGCTGCCCGAGTTCGCCGGGACCAACACGTCCACGGAGTTCCTGGCCAAGGTCATCGCCGACCGGCTCGCGGACCGGGTGCACGCGGGGGCGCTCGGCGAGGGCGCGCGCGGGCTGTCCGGCATCTCGGTCACGCTGCACGAGTCGCACATCGCGTGGGCGAGTTACGAGCGGGATCTGTGA
- a CDS encoding zinc-dependent alcohol dehydrogenase produces MERVARAFWLNSPGQGEIRNVRLAEPDEGDVVVRSLCSGVSRGTESLVFRGGVPESQYTAMRAPFQEGEFPGPVKYGYLSVGVVEEGPADLLGRTVFCLHPHQSRYVVPASAVTPVPDTVPAGRAVLAGTVETAVNALWDAAPLLGDRIAVVGAGMVGGSVAALLARYPGVRVQLVDADPARAALAEALGVDFALPENALGGCDLAVHASATEAGLTRSLELLAPEGTVLELSWYGDRRISVPLGEAFHSGRLVLRGSQVGRVAEARRSRRSYADRLALSLELLADPVFDALITGECAFEELPSVMSRIAAGELPGLCHRVLYDAS; encoded by the coding sequence ATGGAGCGCGTCGCACGCGCCTTCTGGCTCAATTCCCCAGGTCAGGGCGAGATTCGGAATGTTCGGCTGGCGGAGCCCGACGAGGGCGACGTGGTCGTGCGCAGCCTCTGCTCCGGAGTGAGCCGCGGCACGGAGAGCCTCGTCTTCCGCGGCGGGGTGCCGGAGAGCCAGTACACGGCGATGCGGGCGCCGTTCCAGGAGGGCGAGTTCCCCGGCCCGGTCAAGTACGGCTATCTCAGCGTCGGTGTCGTCGAGGAGGGACCGGCGGACCTCCTCGGCCGGACGGTGTTCTGCCTCCATCCGCACCAGAGCCGTTACGTCGTTCCGGCGAGCGCGGTCACCCCGGTGCCGGACACGGTGCCCGCCGGACGGGCGGTGCTGGCGGGGACGGTGGAGACCGCGGTCAACGCCCTGTGGGACGCCGCTCCCCTGCTGGGCGACCGGATCGCGGTCGTCGGCGCCGGAATGGTCGGCGGCTCGGTCGCCGCCCTGCTCGCCCGGTATCCGGGCGTGCGGGTGCAGTTGGTCGACGCGGACCCGGCACGGGCCGCGCTGGCCGAGGCGCTCGGCGTCGATTTCGCGCTCCCGGAGAACGCCCTCGGCGGCTGCGACCTCGCCGTCCACGCCAGCGCGACCGAGGCCGGCCTGACCCGCTCGCTGGAACTGCTCGCGCCGGAGGGCACGGTGCTGGAGCTGAGTTGGTACGGCGACCGCCGGATCAGTGTGCCGCTGGGCGAGGCCTTCCACTCCGGGCGGCTGGTCCTGCGCGGCAGCCAGGTGGGGCGGGTGGCGGAGGCCCGTCGTTCGCGCCGCAGCTACGCCGACCGGCTCGCGCTCTCCCTCGAACTGCTCGCCGACCCCGTGTTCGACGCGCTGATCACCGGCGAGTGCGCCTTCGAGGAACTGCCGTCGGTGATGTCCCGGATCGCCGCGGGTGAACTCCCGGGCCTGTGCCACCGGGTGCTGTACGACGCCTCGTAG
- a CDS encoding CDP-alcohol phosphatidyltransferase family protein: MALIGTYEARLLRPETAAGAGGLAVLLVLLDAATGLGAAGWLAGAVFTVGVWTLLTRALHRSWPPRPFGPANTVTLLRTTLVGGVTALVAESFASGPRTTALVALTAVALVLDAVDGQVARRTGTESALGARFDMEADAFLILVLSVHVALSQGPWVLAIGAMRYVFVAAARTLPWLNGPLPPSTARKTVAALQGVVLLAAATGLLPPVAARLLVLAALAALVWSFGRDIRGLWYVGARGGAPATGTFRHRSAVVRGRADERV, translated from the coding sequence GTGGCCCTGATCGGCACCTACGAGGCTCGGCTGCTGCGTCCGGAGACGGCGGCGGGTGCGGGCGGGCTGGCCGTCCTGCTGGTCCTGCTGGACGCGGCGACCGGACTGGGCGCCGCCGGATGGCTGGCGGGCGCGGTGTTCACGGTCGGGGTGTGGACGCTGCTGACGCGGGCTCTGCACCGGTCGTGGCCGCCGAGGCCGTTCGGGCCCGCGAACACGGTCACGCTGCTCAGGACGACCCTCGTCGGCGGGGTGACCGCGCTGGTGGCGGAGTCGTTCGCCAGCGGGCCCCGGACCACCGCGCTGGTCGCGCTGACCGCGGTGGCGCTGGTCCTCGACGCCGTCGACGGCCAGGTCGCCCGGCGCACCGGGACGGAGTCCGCGCTCGGCGCGCGCTTCGACATGGAGGCCGACGCGTTCCTCATCCTGGTGCTCAGCGTCCATGTGGCCCTCTCCCAGGGTCCCTGGGTGCTGGCGATCGGCGCGATGCGGTACGTGTTCGTCGCCGCGGCGCGGACCCTGCCGTGGCTGAACGGCCCGCTGCCGCCGAGTACCGCCCGCAAGACCGTGGCCGCGCTCCAGGGCGTGGTGCTGCTCGCCGCCGCCACCGGCCTTCTGCCGCCCGTCGCCGCCCGGCTGCTCGTCCTCGCCGCACTGGCGGCCCTGGTCTGGTCCTTCGGCCGCGACATCAGGGGCCTGTGGTACGTCGGGGCCCGCGGCGGCGCCCCGGCCACGGGTACTTTCCGGCACCGCTCGGCGGTGGTACGGGGGCGGGCGGACGAGCGGGTCTGA
- a CDS encoding sulfatase, whose amino-acid sequence MLRHGATALAAVVVLAALLLPTKLGHLTAPVFLRIPVEAICGVAVLLLLGPGGPGRVRGAVPALAGAGLGLLVVLKLLDLGFDSVYKRPFDLVLDWILLDYGQSFLQDSIGPAGAMGVVAGALVLVVLLIALMTWASVRLNRVLARHSAAAVGATLVVGTVWVVCAALGVRNTAVPVAAGSSAEFLQDRVQQVRAGLRDKEEFAREAADDDYADLPADRLLTGLRGKDVIFAFIESYGRSAIQDPEIAPQVSALLADADRRLRDGGWSSRSGFLTSPTYGGGSWLAHSTFNSGLWIKNQQRYRTLTSGDRMTLTGAFRKTGAWRTVGIMPGVTRSWPEGKFYGLDHVYDSRSMGYKGPKFSWTPVPDQYSLSAFERLEHGKPGRGPMMAKIVLASSHNPWAPIPRTLGWDEIGDGSVYDSVEKEGEDPEEVWKDPSRVRTEYRRSIEYSLTTLISYVERYGDEDTVLVFLGDHQPVSTVTEDRLGRDVPVTILARDPAVLDRISGWGWHPGLKPGPDAPVWPMDAFRDRFLLAYGDRPGAASATGG is encoded by the coding sequence GTGCTCCGCCATGGCGCCACCGCCCTGGCCGCCGTGGTCGTCCTCGCCGCGCTGCTTCTGCCGACCAAGCTCGGGCATCTCACGGCACCCGTGTTCCTGCGCATCCCGGTGGAGGCGATCTGCGGCGTCGCCGTACTGCTGCTCCTGGGGCCGGGCGGGCCCGGCCGGGTGAGGGGCGCCGTGCCGGCGCTCGCGGGTGCGGGTCTGGGCCTGCTGGTCGTGCTCAAGCTGCTCGACCTGGGGTTCGACTCCGTCTACAAGCGGCCCTTCGACCTCGTGCTCGACTGGATCCTGCTGGACTACGGCCAGTCGTTCCTCCAGGACTCCATCGGCCCGGCGGGCGCGATGGGCGTCGTGGCCGGAGCCCTCGTCCTCGTCGTCCTGCTGATCGCTCTCATGACCTGGGCGTCCGTTCGGCTGAACCGCGTCCTGGCACGTCACAGCGCCGCGGCCGTGGGAGCCACGCTCGTGGTCGGGACCGTGTGGGTCGTGTGTGCCGCGCTGGGTGTGCGGAACACGGCCGTGCCCGTCGCCGCCGGCAGTTCGGCCGAGTTCCTCCAGGACCGGGTGCAGCAGGTGCGCGCCGGGCTGCGGGACAAGGAGGAGTTCGCCCGGGAGGCCGCCGACGACGACTACGCCGACCTGCCGGCCGACCGGCTGCTCACCGGACTGCGCGGCAAGGACGTGATCTTCGCCTTCATCGAGAGCTACGGGCGCAGCGCGATCCAGGACCCGGAGATCGCGCCGCAGGTCTCCGCGCTGCTCGCGGACGCCGACCGCCGGCTGCGCGACGGCGGCTGGTCCTCCCGAAGCGGGTTCCTCACCTCCCCGACGTACGGCGGCGGGAGCTGGCTGGCGCACTCCACCTTCAACTCGGGCCTGTGGATCAAGAACCAGCAGCGGTACCGCACCCTCACCTCCGGCGACCGGATGACGCTCACCGGTGCCTTCCGGAAGACGGGGGCCTGGCGCACGGTCGGCATCATGCCCGGCGTCACCCGGTCCTGGCCGGAGGGGAAGTTCTACGGCCTCGACCACGTCTACGACTCACGCAGCATGGGCTACAAGGGGCCGAAGTTCAGCTGGACTCCGGTACCGGACCAGTACAGCCTGTCCGCGTTCGAGCGCCTGGAGCACGGGAAGCCGGGACGCGGGCCGATGATGGCGAAGATCGTCCTCGCGTCGAGCCACAACCCGTGGGCGCCGATTCCGAGGACGCTCGGCTGGGACGAGATCGGCGACGGGTCCGTCTACGACTCGGTGGAGAAGGAGGGCGAGGACCCCGAGGAGGTGTGGAAGGACCCGTCGCGGGTCCGCACGGAGTACCGGCGTTCCATCGAGTACTCGCTGACGACCCTCATCTCGTACGTGGAGAGGTACGGCGACGAGGACACCGTGCTCGTGTTCCTCGGCGACCACCAGCCGGTGTCCACGGTCACGGAGGACAGACTCGGCCGGGACGTGCCCGTCACGATCCTCGCCCGCGATCCGGCCGTGCTGGACCGGATCTCCGGCTGGGGCTGGCACCCGGGCCTGAAGCCCGGTCCGGACGCCCCGGTCTGGCCCATGGACGCCTTCCGCGACCGGTTCCTGTTGGCGTACGGGGATCGGCCGGGGGCGGCGTCGGCGACGGGGGGCTGA
- a CDS encoding histidine phosphatase family protein encodes MTVRLTFLCAAAGGRETAGDGIRGMRNTVLGDGLPSERVLRDAGAARASLPPYLPSLRAPSARCATVAAALGLEPEVEPLLRDIDYGAWRGRTVEEVAAADPDGYSVWLRDPDATPHGGESVRRLCRRTADWLDGLPADTGRALVIAEETVVRALLVHVLSAPARAFWHLDAPALCTISSPVRDGSRAVRPDRVTGRVPERFPDRVPVHCPPGPGAWAVSGVADVPAVVRHVGAARATEARSAARAARRRIVTSTRPGADRTDVGAAGWVPRPHRHVAAAAGPTRPRRLPPARHRPVPGRS; translated from the coding sequence ATGACGGTCCGCCTGACGTTCCTCTGCGCGGCCGCGGGGGGCCGCGAGACCGCCGGGGACGGCATCCGGGGCATGCGGAACACGGTGCTCGGCGACGGGCTCCCGAGTGAGCGCGTCCTGCGGGACGCGGGCGCCGCCAGGGCGTCCCTGCCTCCGTACCTGCCCTCCCTGCGGGCGCCGTCGGCGCGGTGCGCGACCGTCGCCGCCGCCCTCGGCCTGGAACCCGAGGTCGAGCCCCTGCTGCGCGACATCGACTACGGCGCCTGGCGCGGCCGTACCGTCGAGGAGGTCGCGGCCGCCGATCCCGACGGCTACTCGGTCTGGCTCCGGGACCCGGACGCCACGCCGCACGGCGGTGAGTCCGTACGCAGGCTGTGCCGACGTACCGCCGACTGGCTGGACGGCCTCCCCGCGGACACCGGCCGCGCCCTGGTGATCGCCGAGGAGACGGTCGTACGGGCCCTGCTCGTGCACGTCCTCTCGGCACCGGCCCGGGCCTTCTGGCACCTCGACGCCCCCGCACTGTGCACGATCTCGTCCCCGGTGCGCGACGGCAGCCGGGCCGTCCGCCCCGACCGTGTCACCGGCCGTGTCCCCGAACGGTTCCCCGACCGCGTTCCCGTCCACTGCCCTCCCGGCCCGGGTGCCTGGGCTGTCTCCGGAGTGGCGGACGTCCCCGCCGTCGTCCGGCACGTCGGGGCCGCACGGGCGACGGAGGCGAGGAGTGCCGCCCGTGCCGCACGGCGCAGGATCGTCACCAGTACGCGTCCGGGTGCCGACCGGACCGACGTGGGCGCGGCCGGGTGGGTCCCGCGGCCGCACCGCCACGTCGCCGCGGCCGCGGGACCCACCCGGCCGCGGAGGCTGCCGCCCGCCAGACACCGGCCCGTGCCCGGTCGGTCCTGA
- a CDS encoding serine hydrolase, with protein sequence MARGKVTSLAVFGVVVLAVALNPVIPLVPKGGSPHAPRAEHAAQRFKGRIVECTSGRPGLADTLVRHMVKSLDKRSSRVSIALYDRTSRTSCTYRADVHYDSASTVKPIVLGALLLARGTDLSGKERSLAREMIVNSDNDATYALWDLLGKERIQDFLDEAGLEDTNLNAAGFMGLTQITAREQVKLLQLLTGADGSVLGSAERAYILRLMREVEDDQRWGTPAGAPSDAVVQVKNGWLQRSEKGVRNSWDRGDWKVHSMSAITGRSYDYGLVVMTENNRVPEGASPEVGYGYGMETIEQVARAVHRDLYPAEAAGVHRASRPVVSGAR encoded by the coding sequence TTGGCACGCGGCAAGGTCACATCGCTGGCCGTGTTCGGGGTTGTTGTCCTCGCGGTCGCCCTCAACCCCGTGATCCCGCTCGTCCCGAAGGGCGGCTCCCCGCACGCTCCCAGGGCGGAGCACGCGGCACAGCGGTTCAAGGGCCGGATCGTCGAATGCACCTCCGGCAGGCCCGGACTGGCGGACACACTGGTCCGGCACATGGTGAAGTCGCTCGACAAGAGGTCGAGTCGGGTCTCGATCGCGCTCTACGACCGTACGTCCCGCACCTCGTGCACCTACCGCGCCGATGTGCACTACGACTCAGCCAGCACCGTCAAGCCCATCGTCCTCGGCGCCTTGCTCCTGGCCAGGGGCACCGACCTGTCCGGGAAGGAGCGGTCCCTGGCCAGGGAGATGATCGTGAACTCGGACAACGACGCGACCTACGCCCTGTGGGACCTGCTCGGGAAGGAAAGGATCCAGGACTTCCTGGACGAGGCGGGGCTGGAGGACACGAACCTGAACGCCGCCGGCTTCATGGGGCTGACGCAGATCACCGCACGCGAGCAGGTGAAGCTGCTTCAACTGCTCACGGGGGCCGACGGGTCCGTGCTCGGCTCCGCGGAACGCGCCTACATCCTGCGTCTGATGCGCGAGGTGGAGGACGACCAGCGCTGGGGGACGCCGGCGGGCGCTCCGTCCGACGCCGTCGTCCAGGTCAAGAACGGATGGCTGCAGCGGTCCGAGAAAGGGGTCAGGAACTCCTGGGACCGCGGGGACTGGAAGGTCCACAGCATGAGCGCGATCACCGGGCGTTCCTACGACTACGGGCTCGTGGTGATGACCGAGAACAACAGGGTGCCCGAGGGTGCCTCACCCGAAGTGGGATACGGCTACGGCATGGAGACGATCGAGCAGGTGGCCCGGGCTGTTCACCGCGATCTGTACCCGGCGGAGGCGGCCGGGGTCCACCGGGCGTCGCGGCCGGTGGTGAGCGGCGCCCGATAG
- a CDS encoding carboxymuconolactone decarboxylase family protein — protein MATASETPVLDTLAAMTVDSIERCGLTPDMFMLTRIAALAASDAPPISYVAHIDPALQAGMTAEQLQDVLVAIAPIVGTARVMTAAGNIAKALSIEIAVAEAAAAAQAEA, from the coding sequence ATGGCCACTGCATCCGAGACCCCGGTACTGGACACCCTCGCCGCGATGACGGTCGACTCGATCGAGCGGTGCGGACTGACGCCGGACATGTTCATGCTCACCCGCATCGCCGCGCTCGCCGCGTCGGACGCTCCACCGATCTCCTACGTCGCCCATATCGACCCCGCTCTTCAGGCCGGTATGACCGCCGAGCAACTGCAGGACGTACTGGTCGCCATCGCTCCCATCGTGGGCACGGCACGCGTCATGACGGCCGCCGGGAACATCGCCAAGGCGCTCAGCATCGAGATCGCCGTCGCCGAGGCCGCCGCCGCGGCCCAGGCCGAGGCGTAG
- the dcd gene encoding dCTP deaminase: protein MLLSDKDIRAEIDAGRVRIAPFDDSMVQPSSIDVRLDRFFRVFENHRYPHIDPAVEQADLTRLVEPEGDEAFILHPGEFVLASTYEVITLPDDIASRLEGKSSLGRLGLVTHSTAGFIDPGFSGHVTLELSNLATLPIKLWPGMKIGQLCMFRLSSPAEHSYGSEKYGSRYQGQRGPTASRSFMNFHRTQV from the coding sequence GTGCTTCTCTCAGACAAGGACATCCGGGCCGAGATCGACGCGGGACGGGTGCGCATCGCCCCGTTCGACGATTCGATGGTGCAGCCCTCGAGCATCGACGTGCGTCTCGACCGCTTCTTCCGGGTGTTCGAGAACCACCGCTACCCCCATATCGACCCCGCCGTCGAGCAGGCGGACCTGACGCGGCTGGTCGAGCCGGAGGGCGACGAGGCGTTCATCCTGCATCCCGGCGAGTTCGTGCTGGCGTCGACGTACGAGGTCATCACGCTGCCCGACGACATCGCCTCCCGCCTGGAGGGCAAGAGCTCCCTCGGCCGGCTCGGCCTGGTCACCCACTCCACGGCCGGTTTCATCGACCCCGGGTTCTCCGGACACGTCACGCTGGAGCTGTCGAACCTCGCCACCCTGCCCATCAAGCTGTGGCCGGGTATGAAGATCGGGCAGCTGTGCATGTTCCGGCTGAGCTCGCCGGCGGAGCACTCGTACGGTTCCGAGAAGTACGGATCCCGCTACCAGGGGCAGCGGGGGCCCACGGCCTCGCGGTCGTTCATGAACTTCCACCGCACGCAGGTGTGA
- a CDS encoding SAM-dependent methyltransferase — MSDDAQAASAEIRARIDTSKPHSARFWNYFVGGKDHYEIDREIGEQIKEIFPGLVDVARTSRHFLGRAVRHLAGEQGVRQFLDVGTGLPTADNTHEVAQRVAPDARIVYVDNDPLVLTHARALLTSTPEGATAYVDADMYEPDAVLEAAAKSLDLTEPVALVILNTLGHVSDYDRARGIVSRLMAGLPSGSFLVVSDSTATSAGMIAASEAYNASGAVPYHVRAVEGIAGFFEGLDLVDPGIVQVTRWRPDADGAQGEPADVDAYGGVGRKP; from the coding sequence GTGTCCGATGACGCACAAGCGGCCAGTGCCGAGATCCGGGCGCGGATCGACACGAGCAAGCCGCACTCCGCACGGTTCTGGAACTACTTCGTCGGCGGCAAGGACCACTACGAGATCGACCGCGAGATCGGGGAGCAGATCAAGGAGATCTTCCCCGGGCTCGTCGACGTGGCGCGCACCAGCCGCCACTTCCTCGGACGCGCGGTGCGCCATCTCGCGGGGGAGCAGGGCGTCCGGCAGTTCCTCGACGTCGGTACCGGTCTGCCGACCGCCGACAACACCCACGAGGTGGCCCAGCGGGTGGCCCCTGACGCGCGGATCGTCTACGTCGACAACGACCCGCTGGTCCTCACCCACGCCCGCGCCCTGCTCACCAGCACCCCCGAGGGTGCGACGGCCTACGTCGACGCCGACATGTACGAGCCGGACGCCGTCCTGGAGGCGGCCGCCAAGTCCCTGGACCTCACCGAGCCCGTCGCCCTGGTGATCCTCAACACCCTCGGCCATGTGTCGGACTACGACCGGGCGCGCGGGATCGTCTCACGGCTGATGGCCGGTCTGCCGTCCGGCAGCTTCCTGGTGGTCAGCGACAGCACCGCCACGAGCGCGGGCATGATCGCCGCGTCGGAGGCGTACAACGCCAGCGGTGCCGTCCCGTACCACGTACGCGCCGTCGAGGGGATCGCCGGGTTCTTCGAGGGCCTGGACCTGGTGGACCCCGGCATCGTCCAGGTCACCCGGTGGCGTCCGGACGCCGACGGCGCACAGGGCGAGCCGGCGGACGTGGACGCCTACGGCGGGGTGGGGCGCAAGCCCTGA
- a CDS encoding Yip1 family protein → MAGFRIGRGRDNNRTPQQQPQQAPPPPYGQPYGPGGGQASPSYPPQQQWPRNTGGGQGGHGGQGYGHGHGHGHGRQAQHGEPEYFGDPYQQGRQPGGHHGGGHGADPYADNPGHTRAFSIGEDPYGDGSTYHAGAAPVPSGPRLHWKQLLSGIVLRPGPTFLQMRDHPVWGPALSVTFLYGLLAIFGFDQTREEAIGAPFATVLTSVVVTGVGFVLGGLVLGAVTHTLARQLGGDGAWQPTVGLSMLIMSLTDAPRLLVALFLGGENSLVQMVGWVTWLAAAALFTSMVSKSHDLPWPKALGASALQLIALLAIIKLGTI, encoded by the coding sequence GTGGCTGGATTCAGGATCGGACGCGGCCGGGACAACAACCGCACCCCGCAACAACAACCGCAGCAGGCGCCCCCTCCGCCGTACGGACAGCCGTACGGCCCCGGAGGCGGCCAGGCGTCGCCCTCGTACCCCCCGCAGCAGCAGTGGCCCCGCAACACGGGCGGTGGCCAGGGCGGACACGGCGGGCAGGGCTACGGGCACGGACACGGGCACGGACACGGACGCCAGGCGCAGCACGGCGAGCCCGAGTACTTCGGTGACCCGTACCAGCAGGGCCGGCAGCCGGGCGGTCACCACGGCGGCGGGCACGGAGCCGACCCGTACGCCGACAACCCCGGGCACACCCGGGCCTTCAGCATCGGCGAGGACCCCTACGGCGACGGCTCCACGTACCACGCCGGCGCCGCACCCGTCCCGTCCGGCCCGCGCCTGCACTGGAAGCAACTGCTCAGCGGCATCGTGCTGCGCCCCGGCCCGACCTTCCTCCAGATGCGGGACCACCCGGTCTGGGGCCCGGCGCTGAGCGTCACGTTCCTCTACGGCCTGCTCGCGATCTTCGGATTCGACCAGACGCGCGAGGAGGCGATCGGCGCGCCGTTCGCGACCGTCCTCACGTCCGTCGTCGTCACCGGCGTCGGCTTCGTCCTCGGCGGTCTGGTCCTCGGCGCGGTCACCCACACCCTGGCCCGGCAACTCGGCGGCGACGGGGCGTGGCAGCCGACGGTGGGCCTGTCCATGCTGATCATGTCCCTCACGGACGCGCCGAGACTGCTCGTCGCCCTCTTCCTGGGCGGCGAGAACTCCCTGGTGCAGATGGTCGGCTGGGTCACCTGGCTGGCGGCGGCGGCGCTGTTCACGTCCATGGTGAGCAAGTCGCACGACCTGCCGTGGCCGAAGGCGCTCGGAGCCTCGGCGCTGCAGCTGATCGCGCTGCTCGCGATCATCAAGCTGGGCACGATCTGA
- a CDS encoding (Fe-S)-binding protein, with product MQLAAIIVSLVLTVVGVALIARAVAQIYRFVTLGQPVPAGSRTDNPKARSVTLVKEFLGHTRMNRWGIVGFAHWFVAIGFLTLPPTLAQAYGQLFVADWTLPVLGGFLPFEMYIEFIGLMTVVGILVLIAIRLLNLPSRAGRKSRFAGSKAWQAYFVEYVILTIGLAILVLRGLEGAIHHVDHYEAAYFVSYPLVLAFDGLSVPTLQTLIYLFAMIKIGTSLIWMITVSLNTNMGVAWHRFLGFPNIWFKRNATGETALGALQPMTSGGEPIDFEDPGEDDVFGVSQVEQFSWKGILDFSTCTECGRCQSQCPAWNTGKPLSPKLLIMSLRDHAHAKAPYLLAGGGKTMEGEEKASEEQLKDVPAAALAEAERPLIGTADENGVIDPDVLWSCTTCGACVEQCPVDIEHIDHIVDMRRYQVMIESSFPSEAGTMLKNLEKKGNPWGLAKKQRVEWTKEVDFEVPIVGKDVEDLTEVDYLYWVGCAGALEDRAKKTTKAFAELLHMAGVKFAIMGGDEKCTGDSARRLGNEPLFQQLGQENVAMLNMAFGESLDEDGEADESTRKPKASKKIVATCPHCFNTIANEYPQLGGEFEVIHHTQLLQHLIDEGRLVPVTPVEGLITYHDPCYLGRHNKVYTPPREIMDKVPGLRQQEMHRHKERGFCCGAGGARMWMEERIGKRINTERVDEALSLNPDIVSTACPFCLVMLSDSVNGKKGEGKAKESLQVVDVAQLLLDSVKTPVEPDDGGDADDSAPADSPDPEPQPVK from the coding sequence ATGCAACTCGCCGCGATCATCGTGTCGCTGGTCCTGACCGTGGTCGGCGTTGCGCTCATCGCCCGAGCCGTCGCGCAGATCTACCGGTTCGTCACGCTCGGCCAGCCCGTGCCCGCCGGCAGCCGTACCGACAACCCCAAGGCCCGCTCGGTCACCCTGGTCAAGGAGTTCCTCGGCCACACCCGGATGAACCGCTGGGGGATCGTGGGCTTCGCCCACTGGTTCGTCGCGATCGGCTTCCTGACGCTGCCGCCGACGCTCGCCCAGGCCTACGGCCAGCTGTTCGTGGCCGACTGGACGCTGCCGGTGCTGGGCGGCTTCCTGCCGTTCGAGATGTACATCGAGTTCATCGGCCTGATGACCGTCGTCGGCATCCTCGTGCTGATCGCGATCCGGCTGCTCAACCTGCCCTCCCGCGCGGGCCGCAAGTCGCGCTTCGCCGGCTCCAAGGCCTGGCAGGCGTACTTCGTCGAGTACGTCATCCTCACCATCGGCCTCGCGATCCTCGTCCTGCGCGGACTGGAGGGCGCGATCCACCACGTGGACCACTACGAGGCCGCGTACTTCGTCTCGTACCCGCTGGTCCTGGCCTTCGACGGGCTGAGCGTCCCGACGCTGCAGACGCTGATCTACCTCTTCGCCATGATCAAGATCGGCACGTCGCTGATCTGGATGATCACGGTGTCGCTGAACACCAACATGGGTGTGGCCTGGCACCGCTTCCTCGGCTTCCCGAACATCTGGTTCAAGCGCAACGCCACCGGCGAGACCGCGCTGGGCGCCCTGCAGCCGATGACCTCGGGCGGCGAGCCGATCGACTTCGAGGACCCGGGCGAGGACGACGTCTTCGGCGTCTCCCAGGTCGAGCAGTTCTCCTGGAAGGGCATCCTCGACTTCTCCACCTGCACCGAGTGCGGCCGCTGCCAGTCGCAGTGCCCCGCCTGGAACACCGGCAAGCCGCTCTCCCCGAAGCTGCTGATCATGTCGCTGCGCGACCACGCGCACGCCAAGGCCCCGTACCTGCTGGCCGGCGGCGGCAAGACCATGGAGGGCGAGGAGAAGGCCTCCGAGGAGCAGCTGAAGGACGTCCCGGCCGCCGCGCTGGCCGAGGCCGAGCGCCCGCTGATCGGCACCGCCGACGAGAACGGCGTCATCGACCCGGACGTGCTGTGGTCCTGCACCACCTGCGGTGCGTGCGTGGAGCAGTGCCCGGTCGACATCGAGCACATCGACCACATCGTCGACATGCGCCGCTACCAGGTGATGATCGAGTCCTCGTTCCCGTCCGAGGCGGGCACGATGCTCAAGAACCTGGAGAAGAAGGGCAACCCCTGGGGCCTGGCCAAGAAGCAGCGCGTCGAGTGGACCAAGGAGGTCGACTTCGAGGTCCCGATCGTCGGCAAGGACGTCGAGGACCTCACCGAGGTCGACTACCTCTACTGGGTCGGCTGCGCCGGCGCCCTGGAGGACCGGGCCAAGAAGACCACCAAGGCCTTCGCGGAGCTGCTGCACATGGCGGGCGTCAAGTTCGCGATCATGGGCGGGGACGAGAAGTGCACCGGCGACTCCGCCCGCCGCCTCGGCAACGAGCCCCTGTTCCAGCAGCTCGGCCAGGAGAACGTGGCCATGCTGAACATGGCCTTCGGCGAGTCCCTGGACGAGGACGGTGAGGCGGACGAGTCCACGCGGAAGCCGAAGGCCTCGAAGAAGATCGTCGCCACCTGCCCGCACTGCTTCAACACCATCGCCAACGAGTACCCGCAGCTCGGCGGCGAGTTCGAGGTCATCCACCACACCCAGCTGCTCCAGCACCTCATCGACGAGGGCAGGCTGGTCCCGGTGACCCCGGTCGAGGGCCTGATCACCTACCACGACCCCTGCTACCTGGGCCGGCACAACAAGGTCTACACGCCCCCGCGCGAGATCATGGACAAGGTGCCCGGCCTGCGCCAGCAGGAGATGCACCGCCACAAGGAACGCGGCTTCTGCTGCGGCGCCGGCGGCGCCCGGATGTGGATGGAGGAGCGGATCGGCAAGCGCATCAACACCGAGCGCGTCGACGAGGCCCTGTCCCTCAACCCGGACATCGTCTCCACCGCCTGCCCGTTCTGCCTGGTCATGCTCTCCGACTCGGTCAACGGCAAGAAGGGCGAGGGCAAGGCCAAGGAGTCCCTCCAGGTCGTCGACGTGGCCCAGCTGCTGCTGGACTCGGTGAAGACCCCGGTGGAGCCGGACGACGGCGGTGACGCGGACGACTCGGCACCGGCGGACTCGCCGGACCCGGAACCGCAACCCGTGAAGTAG